In Miscanthus floridulus cultivar M001 chromosome 8, ASM1932011v1, whole genome shotgun sequence, the sequence GAGACGGGGTGGCCGATGTCGTCGAGTTGATCGGCGAGCCGTTTCAGCTTGGTGTAGTAGTCATTGATCGACGAGTCACCTTGCTGCAGAGAACGTAGCTCGGCCTCGAGATACACCGTGCGCTGGAGCTCATTGTCTTGGAAGAGGTTGGCGATGGCGTTCCATAGGGAGAAGGCGTCGGCGTGGTCGCGACGAATGATGTCGAAGACGCCTTTGGACACCGTGGTGAGGATCCAGTTGGCGACGCAGGAATCCACCATGCGCCACTCGCCATCGCGATCGGCAGACGGGGTTAGAGAACGGACATGGCTGGTCAAGCCGAACTTGCTGAGCGTGGATTTGAAGAAGCAGCGCCACTGTCCATAGTTGCCCTCTTCCAGATCGAGGACGACCGGGACATGATGACGAATGGAGAGGCCTTGGATGGTAGAGGCAGCCGCCGGGACGAGCTCATCGTCGGAGGAGGAAGATTCGGAGTGGTGGGAAGAGGGCGACATTGGTGCAAGGAGAGGAGCGGAAGGTTTTCTGTAGGATCGAAGAagctgataccatgtagaaaggAAATGACCAACTGGATAATTGTATTGATCAACAGTGGTGTACATATATAGGTTACAATGGTGGCCTTCGACCACTGCTATACAGGCGAGCGGCAGCACGCACTATGCGGGAGCGTGGGCGTCGTGAAGACCGGGCGCGCAGGCGAACACGCTGGTGCGCGGCGAGTGCGCGACGTGGGCGCGATTAGCGCTGGACGTTGGCGACGCTGAAGACTCGGACTCTAGCCGTTGGTGAAGCCAGTCTGCTGACACAATCAAGCCCAAGCAGAAGGCCCGAGCGGAGGGAGGCACGCCCCTCTCGGTAGATCCCTCCTTAGGCTCCTCCCGCTGACGCTTCTCTCCGGCCATGGATGGAAGGCAAGATCTAACGACAACAGGAGATGCAACGAGCAAAGGAAGGTGAGCGTGCAAAAGCTACTACGCAGATGTACTAACTCCCCTCCTCTATTCCTATGTTTTATAGGCAGGGGATGTGCACGGTCTATGGAATCCAGCAGTCTCCATGGGTGAAAAGCAGGAGTTAAGGCCTGGCTATGCACCCACGATCTCTGAGAGGCACAGCTTCCGAGATAAACGCGTGGGGAGACGAGCCACCGAAACTGACGCCTCAACTTCGAAGAGAAGGAACCCATCCGCGTAACCGTGGAGGCTGTGGGACCAAATGGTCCGAAATCCTATGCATCGTCACCCGAGCCGACTCAGGCGAGTGATTTGACACTCAGATCGGGTACTCGGCCCGGCTCACCCTTACCGTAGGTGTAAGCGGTAGTGACTCGTTCAGTATCGACCCTGCCCCTACTAGAGTCAGGGGGTATCTAGGGGGTTCGCCAGTACGATCCTAAAACCTCTAACACTCGGTGTCACGTAAATCCCTCAATACCCGGACGAGCTCGAAGTACCTTATTTCAGTGGATGTGTGCCCTTTTGTGGGAAACCAAAAAACTGATTGGCCCATGGCTGTAACAAAAGTACGAGCTCTTGGAATCTGGAAAAAAGAGTTTATGACGTGCCCCCGTTGGTCAGGTTTTGTCCTGCCGCTTCCTTTCAGTGATAGCGGACGTTCACTCGTTCTACCCGTTACCAGCTCAAAGAGTGATAAGTGCAACTGCCCATAGCCGCTC encodes:
- the LOC136468437 gene encoding uncharacterized protein is translated as MSPSSHHSESSSSDDELVPAAASTIQGLSIRHHVPVVLDLEEGNYGQWRCFFKSTLSKFGLTSHVRSLTPSADRDGEWRMVDSCVANWILTTVSKGVFDIIRRDHADAFSLWNAIANLFQDNELQRTVYLEAELRSLQQGDSSINDYYTKLKRLADQLDDIGHPVSEPSQVLNLLRGLNLKYRYVKSVITSKFPPHTFQSARSFLLLEEVSAQHDATVEATQALVAAHGDHSGSGTSSASTGTKDGSSSSGAPRRDNRSNNGGNYSRNNNRDRRRRRGNGNNAGGDGGGSRSNNYSVSNTQSGQWAAGYNPWQGMV